The following are encoded together in the Platichthys flesus chromosome 9, fPlaFle2.1, whole genome shotgun sequence genome:
- the dnase2b gene encoding deoxyribonuclease-2-beta, protein MTSLFSLCCQALILFLCYADCEAEISCRNEAGEPVDWFIIYKLPRYKIGEVGSGVDYMYLDSSLKSWQMSQFMINASQGAVANTLNQLYMGEAYKSNSSAYALYNDAPPLMDYIQDYGHTKGGLLFDRSQGFWLSHTVPHFPSFAERGYLYPSSGKVNGQTALCVTYQYEQFLHVAKQLVYLYPRVYNCSVPAAFSADLPQLAQLCDGSRPPLTSDKRVQQLVSVKGEKFFSFVKSERFVDDIYTGWVAQVLDADLLVESWQRQGHDLPSNCSLPKHVMNIKRVHLPGSLPFKSYNDHSKWCVSRGYDHDVTCLGDMNREMTQLKRAGGLICSLNPLIYRAFRQAVDWYIGC, encoded by the exons ATGACCTCTCTCTTCAGTCTGTGCTGTCAGGCTCTTATCTTGTTTCTGTGTTACGCAGATTGTGAAGCTGAGATTTCCTGTAGAAATGAAGCTGGGGAGCCTGTTGATTG GTTTATCATCTACAAGCTGCCCAGGTATAAGATCGGCGAGGTGGGCAGTGGCGTGGACTACATGTACCTGGACTCTTCACTGAAGAGCTGGCAGATGAGTCAATTCATGATTAACGCCAGTCAAGGAGCCGTCGCGAACACACTCAACCAGCTGTACATGGGTGAGGCCTACAAG TCCAACAGCTCAGCCTACGCACTCTACAATGATGCTCCACCACTGATGGATTACATCCAAGACTATGGACACACTAAAG GGGGGCTGCTCTTTGACCGCTCTCAAGGTTTCTGGCTGTCGCACACCGTTCCCCATTTCCCCTCGTTCGCGGAGAGAGGCTACCTTTACCCCTCCTCCGGCAAAGTCAACGGCCAGACTGCTCTGTGCGTGACCTACCAGTATGAGCAGTTTCTCCATGTAG CAAAGCAGCTGGTCTACCTTTACCCACGTGTCTATAACTGCTCTGTACCGGCTGCGTTCTCGGCCGACCTGCCCCAGTTGGCCCAGTTATGTGACGGCTCCAGACCACCGCTGACCTCCGATAAGAGAGTGCAGCAGCTCGTCTCAGTCAAGGGGGAaaagtttttcagttttgtcaaaTCCGAACGCTTCGTAGACG ATATCTACACAGGCTGGGTGGCGCAGGTCCTGGATGCCGACCTGCTGGTGGAGTCGTGGCAGAGACAAGGTCACGATCTGCCCTCCAACTGCTCCCTGCCCAAACATGTGATGAACATCAAGAGGGTTCATCTCCCCGGATCGCTCCCGTTCAAGTCCTACAACGACCACTCCAAGTGGTGTGTGTCGCGGGGTTATGACCACGACGTGACCTGCCTGGGGGACATGAACAGGGAGATGACCCAGCTGAAGCGCGCCGGGGGGCTGATCTGCTCCCTCAACCCCCTGATTTACAGGGCTTTCCGACAGGCGGTGGACTGGTACATTGGCTGTTGA
- the LOC133961098 gene encoding deoxyribonuclease-2-alpha-like, which translates to MEMMRYKTVIRFLFSTGIFFQVCESDVSCRNDDGDEVDWYILYKLPKMNDGGLSYLYMDESTNGWIRSRENINSSSGTLAHTLKPLLDFYDRKTEGFGYLLYNDQPPKQATSSFGHSKGVVMLDRRTGVWLSHSTPKFPTYRSKDFWPKSGNPYAQTFICVTYSYSNFTDIGLQLKYIHPYSYDSSIPKTFPPELRCVTQRACYPKTTPWSRKAALTSVNGQRFTSFAKYTRFGDDIYSGLIVSHLKQDLYVKSWGKMSRPLPSTCRGPHHVYNVKKVQLPGTQPFTDTVDHSKWSVTADRGWTCIADMNREMSQMGRGGGAICINDTVIGDAFYSLIKEYERCEPERVGAPQREL; encoded by the exons ATGGAGATGATGAGATAT AAAACAGTGATAAGATTCCTCTTTAGCACTGGGATCTTTTTTCAAGTCTGCGAATCAGACGTGAGTTGCAGGAATGACGATGGAGACGAGGTCGACTG GTACATCTTATACAAGTTGCCCAAAATGAACGACGGTGGTCTGTCATATCTGTACATGGATGAGAGCACCAATGGTTGGATACGCAGCAGAGAGAATATCAACAGCAGCTCTGGCACCCTGGCCCACACCCTGAAACCTCTTCTCGACTTCTACGACAGAAAG ACGGAAGGATTTGGATATCTGCTCTATAACGATCAGCCTCCAAAGCAAGCTACTTCATCATTTGGACACAGTAAAG GAGTCGTAATGTTGGACAGACGAACTGGAGTCTGGCTCTCTCACAGCACACCAAAATTTCCAACATATCGCAGTAAAGACTTCTGGCCCAAAAGTGGAAACCCTTATGCTCAAACATTTATATGTGTCACTTACTCCTATAGCAATTTCACAGATATTG GACTGCAGCTCAAATACATCCACCCTTATTCATACGACTCTAGCATACCCAAAACCTTTCCACCTGAGCTGCGCTGTGTGACACAGAGAGCCTGCTACCCAAAGACGACGCCCTGGTCTAGAAAAGCCGCGCTGACGTCGGTGAACGGACAGAGGTTCACCAGCTTTGCAAAATACACACGATTTGGGGATG ATATCTACTCTGGCCTCATTGTAAGTCACTTGAAGCAGGATCTGTACGTCAAGAGCTGGGGAAAGATGAGTCGCCCTCTGCCTTCTACCTGCAGGGGCCCTCACCATGTGTACAATGTGAAGAAGGTACAACTTCCCGGCACGCAGCCCTTCACAGACACTGTCGATCACTCCAAGTGGAGCGTGACTGCTGACCGTGGCTGGACCTGCATCGCCGACATGAACAGGGAGATGAGTCAGAtgggcagaggtggaggagccaTATGCATCAATGATACTGTGATCGGTGACGCTTTCTATTCACTGATTAAAGAGTATGAGCGATGTGAACCTGAACGTGTTGGTGCTCCACAAAGAGAGCTTTAA
- the LOC133961100 gene encoding deoxyribonuclease-2-alpha-like has product MEMMRYKTVIRFLFSTGIFFQACESDVSCRNDDGDEVDWYILYKLPKINDGGLSYLYMDESTNGWIPSQENINSNSGTLAHTLKPLLDFYDRKMAGFGYLLYNDQPSELKPAPASFGHSKGVVMLDERTGVWLSHSTPKFPTYQSKDFWPPSGNANAQTFICVTYSYASFKQIGLQLQYIHAFSYDSSIPKTFLPDLRCVALRTCYPKTTPWFRLMTLTSVNGQRFTSFAKYTRFGDDIYSGFIVNHLKQDLYVKSWGKMRRPLPSNCSIPHNVNNVYNVKKVQLPGTRSFSHTVDHSKWSVTADRGWTCIADMNREMSQMGRGGGAICIKDPVIGDAFYSLIKEYERCDRKRPHSP; this is encoded by the exons ATGGAGATGATGAGATAT AAAACAGTGATAAGATTCCTCTTTAGCACTGGGATCTTTTTTCAAGCCTGCGAATCAGACGTGAGTTGCAGGAATGACGATGGAGACGAGGTCGACTG GTACATCTTATACAAGTTGCCCAAAATTAACGACGGTGGTCTGTCATATCTGTACATGGACGAGAGCACCAATGGTTGGATACCCAGCCAAGAGAATATCAACAGCAACTCTGGCACCCTGGCCCACACCCTGAAACCTCTTCTCGACTTCTACGACAGAAAG ATGGCAGGATTTGGATATTTGCTCTATAACGATCAGCCTTCGGAACTCAAGCCAGCTCCTGCATCATTTGGACACAGTAAAG GAGTCGTAATGTTGGATGAACGAACTGGAGTCTGGCTCTCACACAGCACACCAAAATTTCCAACATATCAGAGTAAAGACTTCTGGCCCCCAAGTGGAAACGCTAATGCTCAAACGTTTATATGTGTCACTTACTCCTATGCTTCATTCAAACAAATAG GACTGCAGCTCCAATACATCCATGCCTTTTCATACGACTCTAGCATACCCAAAACCTTTCTACCTGACCTGCGCTGTGTGGCACTGAGAACCTGCTACCCAAAGACGACGCCCTGGTTTAGACTCATGACGCTGACGTCAGTGAATGGACAGAGGTTCACCAGCTTTGCAAAATACACACGATTTGGGGATG ATATCTACTCTGGCTTCATTGTAAATCACTTGAAGCAGGATCTGTACGTCAAGAGCTGGGGAAAGATGCGTCGCCCTCTGCCTTCTAACTGCAGCATCCCTCACAATGTGAACAATGTGTACAATGTGAAGAAGGTACAACTTCCCGGCACGCGGTCCTTCAGCCACACTGTCGATCACTCCAAGTGGAGCGTGACTGCTGACCGTGGCTGGACCTGCATCGCCGACATGAACAGGGAGATGAGTCAGATGGGCAGAGGCGGAGGAGCCATATGCATCAAGGATCCTGTGATCGGTGATGCTTTCTATTCACTGATTAAAGAGTATGAGAGATGTGACCGTAAACGTCCACATAGTCCGTAA